Within Natator depressus isolate rNatDep1 chromosome 6, rNatDep2.hap1, whole genome shotgun sequence, the genomic segment GGCATTGTGgtactaatggggcaggttcatgtggtggaatgccgattctgggctcgggaaacaagcacagactggtgggacctcatagtgttgcaggtctgggacgattcccagtggttgcaaaacttttgcatgcataagggcactttcatggaattttgtgactttgctttcccctgccctgaggctcaagaataccaagatgagagcagccctcacagttgagaagggagtggcgatagccctgtggaagcttgcaatgccagacagctaccggtcagttgggaatcaatttggagtgggcaaatctactgtgggggctgctgtggtgcaagtagcccacgcaatcaaagatctgctgatatcaagggtagtgaccctgggaaatgtgcaggtcatagtggatgactttgctgcaatgggattccctaactgtggtggggccatagagggaacccatatccctatcttggcaccggagcaccaagccggcgagtacataaaccgcaaggggtacttttcagtagtgctgcaagcactggtggatcacaagggatgtttcagcAATAtgaacgtgggatggctgggaaaggtacatgacgctcacatcttcaggaactctggtctgtttcaaaagctgcaagaaggaactttattcccagaccagaaaataaccgttggggacgttgaaatgcctatagttatccttgggaacccagcctaccccttaatgccatgactCGTGTAACCGTAcagaggcagcctggacagtagtcaggagctgttcaactacaggctaagcaagggcagaatggtggtagaatgtgcatttggacatttaaaagcgcgctggcgcagtttactgactcgcttagacctcagcaaaaccaatattcccactgttattactgcttgctgtgcgctccataatatctgtgagagtaaggggagatgtttatggcagggtgggagattgaggcaaatcacctggctgctggttttgcacagccagacaccagggcggttagaagagcacaggagggcgcggtgcgcatcagagaagctttgaaaaccagtttcatgactggacaggctacggtgtgaaagttctgtttgtttctccatgatgaaacccaccgccccttggttcactctacctccctgtaagctaaccaccctcccctcctcccttcaatcaccgcttgcagaggcagtaaagtcattgttgcttcacattcatgcattctttattcattcatcacacaaatagggggataactaccaaggtagcccaggaagggtgctggagcagagaagcaccaggaggggtggtggaggagggaaggacaaggccacacagcactttacaagtttaaaactttagaacttattgaatgccagccttctgttgcttgggcaatcctctggggtggagtggccaggaggccggaggcccccccactacattcttgggcgtctgggtgaggaggctatgtaacttggggaggagggtggttagttacacaggggctgtagcggcggtctgtgctcctgctgccttcccTGCAGCTCAAATATACAATGGatcatattggtttgatcctccagcagcctcagcattgaatcctgcctcctctcatcacgctgccgtcacatttgagcttcagccctctcttcagcccgccacttactctcttcagcccgccacctctcctcccagtcatatAGTGCTTTCCTGCAATCttacattgtctgcctccacgcagtcatctgtgctatgtcagtgtgggaggacaccatgagctcagagaacatttcatcacaagtgcatttttttttctttctaatcttcactagcctctgggaaggagaagatcctgtgatcattgaaacacatgcagctggtggagaaaaaaaaaagaggcagtggtatttaaaaagacacattttctagaacaatggctacactctttcacggtagaCCTTGcagttaacattacatacacagcacatgtgctttcgttccaaggtcgcattttgcctccccccaccaagtGGCTAGcctctcagcccctgccctggctaacagcggggaacatttctgttcagccacaggcaaacagcccagcaggaacgggcacctctgcatgtcccctgaagaaaagaaCCCTATTTCAACcgggtgaccatgaatgatatcaatctcctgaggataacacagagagataaagaacatgtgttgtttgaatgccagcaaacatacactgcaatggtttgttctacaatgattcccgagtacgtgctactggcctggtgttgtaaagtgtcctaccatggtgggtggaataaggctgccctccccagaaaccttttgcaaacgCTTTggaagtacatccaggagagctgcaaatgccagggcaaattaatcctttcacatgcttgcttttaaaccatggaTAGTATTTtgaaaggtacactcaccagaggtcccttctccgcctgccgggtccaggaggcagccttgggtgggtttggggggtactggctccaggtccagggtgagaaacagttcctggctgtcgggaaaaccggtttctccgcttgcttgctgtgagctatctacaacctcctcctcatcatcatcttcctcatccccaaaacctgcttctgtgttgcctccatctccattgaaggagtcaaacaacacggctggggtagtggtggctgaaccccctaaaatggcatgcagctcatcatagaaacagcatgtttggggctctgacccggagcggccgtttgcctctctggttttctggtaggcttgcctcagctccttaagtttcatgcggcactgcttcgggtccctgttatggcctctgtccttcatgccctgggagattttgacaaatgttttggcatttcaaaaactgaaatggagttctgatagcatggattcctctctccatacaggtttctgagtaacagccgtgttagtctgtattcgcaaaaagaaaaggagtacttgtggcaccctagagactaaccaatttatctgagcataagctttcgtgagctacagctcacttcatcggatgtcccccccccggtattaatacatactctgggctaattaataagtaaaaagtaattttattaaatacaaaaagtaggatttaagtggttccaagtaataacacacagaacaaagtaaattaccaaacaaaataaaataaaacactcaagtctaagcGTAATACAGTAAAAAACTAAATGctggtaaatctcaccctcagagatgttccaataagcctcttttactGACTCCTAGTCTGGATCGAGCAATCACTTACACCCCTGTAGCTACTGTCCTTTGTTCAGGTTTCTTTCAGGGATCTTCTTGGGGTGCAGAGGCTATCTCttgtgccagctgaagacaaaatggaggggtttccccaggggcttatatagtttctctcttggggtggaaaccccttcccctctcctatggaggatccagctccaagatggaatgttggagtcacatgggcaagtcacatgtccatgcatgactcggTTCCTTACAGGCCCATGCCACATTCCCAGGAGAGCTCAGCTGTGGATTGACGTCTCTTaaagttcattgttagcttaagtgtttcttgactgggcacttacagagcatagtcttttctcaagaagctgaccaactgcttcactgaggctacttaaaacaAACAGGTACATAAcacatattcataactttgaatacaaaaattttacatgcatgcaaataggatgaatatatccagtagaacataacctttgcagacatatgttacatggcatatctcacataaaacatattccagttatgtcatatttacattcataagcatatttctataaagcattatggggtgcaacgtcacactcTGTTTCACAAACTATAAATtataggaaataaataaaattaacaaaagaatCGGAGGGAGCTCGCATGCTCGGAGATATTTTGTAGCAGCATCTGCAGAGATGATGCAGAGATctgtgttaaccaccagtttggggaatatcctcctttttgcagcctgccctgaccatGGTGTTTTCAGTGAGGACTGCCGCAGGCACCTCCAGGTCACAGGAGGCAGAGAAGCCAGGAGGAGGTTTATGAGCATGACTCCTAGAGGAAGTACGGGCATAGTGTTTCCTGGGCACAGACCGAGGGTGACAGACTTTGGAGTTTCTGAGTACAGAGATTGCTGGCTGTTGGTTGTTTCCACTtgtgttcagggaagcaggacgtcgtgtacattctttgtaacccCTCGCCCACAGATTATACGAAAGAATATAGCTGATTTGGATCATCATTTTTCCTCCTAATACAATCAACCCTGCAATGCCTCACAGATTGGCACCACTTAGGAGAAGGGAGCACCAACCTGCCCTGGAGCACTGATAATACGAGCCAAGCCTCCACACCCATGGGGGATAATTTCTGCTACCatagagaaggagagaaaagtcATCACTGGACGTGCAATGGATCTCCTTGAGGGGAGGTGATGACCACAGTGTCCTTTTGCATCTGCAACCATGGATCAGTGCATGGGCCCATTCATTGGGGGACCTCCAGCTTTCATGTGAATCAAACACTACTGTCAGTCCGCACCACAACTTTGTGTTACTGGGAAACCTTTTAGGTTGgtggctgtgacataccagggtccaACCCAGATTAATCAGCAGCTGTGGCACACCTACCTGCAACcttgcaatgccttgctgaagtggcttccatctgggccactcacaaacaaccGTCTAGCATGCAAAtcacaccctgagcatgtgggtgtaactgcagcctggccAGGAATAGTTGGGTTACACTCAGGCTCTCACCACCATTGGTTacactgcagggtgaccccaacacactccccagTCTTCAATTTCCCTCCAGATATGTACGTCCTGTGCTATGCAGTCCACTCTTGGACTATACAAGTGACTTTTcccattatttctttaatagcacTAATATGCCTGAAACTTCGTTTCTCAGACACTTCTATTGAAATTCACTGACTTAgataaaacaagaaaagaaagtttattgactacaaagtGAGTATGAATTTGGAGGCATAAAGTCAGACATGGCTACAAGAAAAGTAAAGCTACAATGCAACTTGTGCCTAAGTTAACAAATGGtgtgaaattcaaagcaaaattatcctcaccacatgctttcagcagtcttactggccaaacttcttaggtcagaacccctcccccagtccaatggctgcttcctttctcctttcagatgcagtgaatcaatgggcagagagagagagagagagatggatggcTTGGGTTGTCTGCCTCTACTTTTTTATAGTCCTATCCCCCGTTTTAGAAACTTTTCTAACCTGGTTACTGGAAGACAAAATGTATATGTAGAAGGATGCTCCCTGCTGCTGTTTCCTCACCTTtgttgtgcttcctttgtttcccttcctgtttgATGACTCTTGTTACtgtttagaaacaaaaataagcagcgcacacatttctttgtttaagacagaccAGTTTGCCAGTCTCCATTTGGAACAAGTACTAATAACATGATACAGTGTCATCTTATAATTTCACAtacattataaaaaaattaatatttgtggTGACAGCATGACTATTTCTAGTTGACTCATAGATTTATTTAACATCTTAAagctgagctctgtgtgcagataAAATGCATGAAAGAGGGATAGTTCTGTGAACTGCAGAAGTCCATAGCATGCTGTGGCCTCCCCCTGAGCTCCTGTGGTCATCCTGTGGTCTCCATTAAGCAAAATGAGTGAACCTGTCTTTCCTACCTTTGGGAGTAACCTAGCAAGGGAAGGACATAGGATACCATGGTGAGTGGCATGCTATAAATAGCGTGATAATCTGGAGTACTCTTACATGTCTTACAGGTTTTACATTCCACCTACTGGGGCCAGGACAATGAGGTGATTCTGGAACCAGGAATGACTCAGAAGATATCAGCTACACATGCAAATAATTAGTACGTTTCATGTGTATCTAACTTTCTGTTCCTTTGTTTCCAAATTTGTTGCTAAGGCTGGTTGAATATTTTTCTTGAGAAGTGTTTTTGATGGGAAATTGGATTTTCCTTTCAACTCTTTTTTCCAGGAAATTATCTTTTCCTTGGAAATTATAAGATTTCTATCAACATACCAAACTCCCCTCCTCCCTAAACCATGGCTGTGGGACTCTGGTGATGTTCCAGGGCAGTTCAGCAAGATGAGAGACCATCGTGCATCATGGGGGATGTCGTCCAgcctgggagcctggcccatggaaGAGATTGGTGGTGTGTGGTATCTGAGACACCCCGTGGTATTTCTGATCTGAAATGTTTTTAGCAAAAAGATTTTTCtctccacaaaaaacaaaacaaaacaaaaaactctgtgTGGATCAGCTCTACGCAGTAACCAGCTTGCACTGAAAACAGCAGGATGAAATATACACCAAACCTCATATTCTGTAACTCTGGTAGAAATTGCATCATTTAATAACACAGTAGGAAAGAGTGGGACAAATTAATCCCCAGGGCACCAATTACACAGAGGGTGGCTTTGGTTCACTGAATGCATTAATTAGGTTTTATGGGTATCTGAACTCAGTTATTCCCAGTTGCTTCAGGAATTATGTCCCACAGATAACAAATCTCAGTATAAACCTTCCTTAGTGCACCAAATGTGAAGTTTCTGTCGATGGGGTAAcaccacctcatctctctctcttctcagcaggtAAGTGCTACTTTCCTGAATTACAAGCACACACGCATGCACCGTGGTAATCAGCAGTTATTAAATTCCAGACCTCCGGCACTAAAAGCTTTAGTCCCAACTCAGACTCCTTCAGCTAAAGAATCAACCTCTTTGGTTGGAAAAAATAAGCAATTACATAGTCACCGAAGCCAGGGCTTTCCATTATGTCTCTGGGTTTTCATACAGGCTAAagtaaatgccaaaaaaaaatttaattatcACAGTAAGCAACTTTACCCCAAACCAACGTGAAGCCCCAGAGCTCCCCTTTCCAAAAGAAGGTGGAAAGTTTGACACTCCTTTTCTCTCACCCCTTGTTTAGCAAAGGAATAATCCCTTCAGACTGATTCTCTCCCAGCAGAGTCAcaagtcactgatttctgatcAGAGTAGTgaacaggagtgtttgtgtgGGGGGCATGATTAACCTGCATGTCATTGTGTTTGCACAGAGTGTGCATTTTATCAAACACCTCGAATGACCAGCTCTGAACACCTGGCTCTGTGGACTAAGCCCTTCCCTGAGTGGGTACTGATGTCTATTGAGAAACTTATCTCCATTTATCTTCACTTACTTCATTACAGAGAACGGACAGGTTTTTCTCACCATCCACCTGTCCACATCTCTGTAGCTGCCTGATCTCTGTTCAGAGGAGATGGGAAATCACTCGGAGGTGACTGAGTTCATTCTCTCAGGACTGACAGATCGTCCGGAGCTACAGGTCCCCCTGTTTGGGGTATTCGTACTGATTTATGGTATCACcctgctggggaatggggggatgatCTTGTTAATCAGAATTGATCCCcgactccacacccccatgtactttttcctcaggaatttgtctttctgtgacctcttTGTTTCCTTGATAATTTCCCCTAagatgctgctgaatttcttAGCCAAGAGGAAAAGCATTTCTTACACGGCCTGTGCTGTGCAAATGTATCTCTCTATCCTTTTGGCAGATGTTGagtgcctcttgctggctgtgatggcgtatgaccgttatgtggccatctgtaacccACTGCTCTATACGGTCACTATGTCCAGGCAGCTTTGTaaacagctggtggctggggtgTACGCTGTGGGGGTGGTGGATTCAATGATACACACATGTTGTAcatttcagctgtcattctgcagctccaacatcatcaatcatttcttctgtgacatccTCCCACTGTTGGCGctctcctgttctgacaccaGAATCAATGAGATTGTGATGTTTGCTTTCACAAGCTGCATTACAGGGAGCAGCTTTATGactgtcctcctctcctatgtCTATATCATCTTCGCCATCCTGCAGATCCGCTCTGCTGAGGGCCGgcgcaaagccttctccacctgcactttccacttgacctctgtggttttgttttttggcacCCTCCTCTTCATGTATTTACGTCCCACCTCCAGCTATTCCATGGACATAGACAAAGTGGCCTCTGTGTTTTACACGCtggtgatccccatgttgaaccccctcatctacagcctgaggaacaaggaggtgAATGATGCCCTGAGGAAAGCAATGAATAAACTGCTAACCAATTCTTGAATCTGTTTAACTGTGTACTGGTTTAGTGATGGGGAGTGGAAACAGGTGAATTCAATTCCCATTCCATTACAAAGTAATTTCGCAGAGCCTGTGGGactattgttctttattatattgttattatatttactttttttttattcgAACAATGTCTCCTGGCCCCAACAGAGATCAGTGGACAAAACATGGGAAGCATTacagggccagagagagagaatgattctataacctgcatccaatgaagtgagctgtagctcacgaaagctcatgctcaaataaattggttagtctctaaggtgccacaagttctccttttctttttgcgaatacagactaacacggctgttactctgaaatctataacCTGGTGGCTAAGGCGACCCACCGAGAGGGTGAGATGCTCAACTTCACGTCTCTGTTCCAATTGTTTTTCAGTTAGTTATCCACAGTAGAACAACTTtgaaaggagagattgagagcaacCAAGACTGGAACAGCTCATTGCTGAGGGGCTGGGATGTTTTTTGGAAATGCAGGAATCCCAAGTGCATAGTATgctgggttcggtcacagagaccctcaTTGGGACTGTCACCCGATGTGCTGAAATTTCCTCTGAGCCCAATTTCCTTGCCAgcctgggcctccagaaccctgtcttgttgagccagacacactagcctggtGCAACATAGACCCAGGGTCTGGGTCACACCCTGAAAATTTCAGATCTAGACTGAAACCAGCTCCCAATGGtacctaaaccccaaataaatccattttactctgtctaaagcttatacagggtaaaaagaCAAATGTTTTCCCTCTATTCACTGAAGGAGTGATATGTGCAACTGTTTGCCCCCCAGCTAACAATTACTTACACTGAGTTTATAAATAAtcaaaagtgtttttattaagtataaaaagtaggatttaagtggttttaaatAGTAACAGACAGAGCAATGTAAATCacaaagcaaaattttaaaaaaaacactcaaGGCTAAGCTTAGTATACTCAGAAATCAGTTAGAAACTTCTCACCCAGTTGTTACTTCAGGTAAAATCCTTTTCAGGTCAGATGCCTTTTCTGACCTGGGTCCAGCGTGGCCTCACCCACCCCTGTCCTTACAGTCCTTTTGTTTCCAGGTGCCTGCAGGTATCTCTGTGGGGTAGGGAGGCCGTCTCTTAAGCCAGGTAAAGACACTAATTGTTTGCCTTCCCCACTTTATGTGGAACATCCCTAAGGTGGAAAACATTTGTTTCGAATTCAACCCCACTCTGGAAAAGTACCAGTttcaagatggatttcagtatcaggtgacatggtcacatgtcactgtaagaccccaatCTCCATTCTTCCCGGTTTGTCCCACACATACAAGGAAGACTtcaggtaaacagagccattcacagttcattgattctgaagcacctttAATAGCCTCCACTTAATTTGTCTACATTAGTAATACAAGTtgatatcttattctcctaactccataCCTAGAAATAATCCATGTAAACAaacaggatgaacacacttagtcGATTATAACCTTTATAATGATATGTTAAATGGGCCacttagcataaagcatattccagtgatGTCATCTTCATATGAATATTTTCCTAAAGGATATGGAGTGCAGTGTCACACAGAGCTTTGCCCTGCAGTGGACAGAAGGTGGAATTAAAAATggatctcccacctcacaggtgaaCACCCTAATTCTTGGGCTAAAAATTACAAAGGCAAGGACGACCACTGCCTCCTACAGTGGCTGTGTTGCCACTTGCACCTAAATCCTCTCCCCGTTGTTTTGGGGCAAAGCTATTTGGAGTATTTGTAATgcatttgtgaatagtttcaggtcaatCCAAACAGTATTGTTTTTGACAATAAATGATTAGTCCAGAAGAAATTCACCCACTTCTAGACACCTTTGTGTCCCAATGCTGGGAAATTACTTAAAGAGACATTTGAAGAGGTGACCAACAAATAAGGTGGAGTACATTCACCTCAGTTTTGTATCATATTAAAGATACCTCacaggagagacagagatccAGGCCAGCTGATTCTCTGTCCGTCTGTgttccatttccacaaggaaagACATGGCAACAACATTAATTGCATGTGCTGTGCACACCTGTTGTCCTGGGAGTAAAGATGCTTCAGGGATCAAATCTCAAAGTCATCAAAGCCAAATTTAACCTCCTCTGGCCAAGGAAGCAGCTCCAGAGGTATTAAGGAATAGATTTGACTCTAAGTCTGATTTTAGGATTCTTTGCAGGTACTGCTTTCGTCCTCAACTCATTGTaagtgaagggaggaaaaataaagtgGTTCCACCACGTCATGGGCAAACAATCAGTTTCAGAGCATTTCAACAAGTCAGTTTCAGAGCATTTAATTGAAATGACATTCATGGGACGGGAAAGAAGGAATTATCCTGAGAGGAAAATTTTCGACTTTTCTGAACATATTTACCTATCCaaagaaggaaagagctttaccaagggagggagaagagtgacTATAAAAGGAGAGAAAAGCAGCTTTAATAGGAAGGGGGAAACTCCCCCATCAATTCGGGGAATGTCTATACTAAAGTCATTACATTGACTCAGCTATGCTGTGCAGCAGCGCcgtagtgtagatgctttccaCATTAATGGAAGGTTTTTCCATCAATTTAGTTAATCC encodes:
- the LOC141989846 gene encoding olfactory receptor 5W2-like: MGNHSEVTEFILSGLTDRPELQVPLFGVFVLIYGITLLGNGGMILLIRIDPRLHTPMYFFLRNLSFCDLFVSLIISPKMLLNFLAKRKSISYTACAVQMYLSILLADVECLLLAVMAYDRYVAICNPLLYTVTMSRQLCKQLVAGVYAVGVVDSMIHTCCTFQLSFCSSNIINHFFCDILPLLALSCSDTRINEIVMFAFTSCITGSSFMTVLLSYVYIIFAILQIRSAEGRRKAFSTCTFHLTSVVLFFGTLLFMYLRPTSSYSMDIDKVASVFYTLVIPMLNPLIYSLRNKEVNDALRKAMNKLLTNS